One Nostoc sp. CENA543 genomic window, GATAACGACTGAGTAATCCAGAAATCCATTCTCCAAAGTTGGTAGCATCTCGCTTCGGCTCTAAAGTTTCACCATTGGAATCTCCACTCATCAAGCTGGGGATTGGGGCTAAAATAATCATGCGAGCTAGCCAAGTCTTAAAAATGCGGAGGGGATCTGTTTCCGATTGCTCCTGAATTACTGGCAGGGCGACAAGATGCCAGTCTACTAAAAATTGAGCTTCTCGGTTGTGTAAACTATGATGAAGGGTAACTTGGGCTGCTTGGCGTGAGTATATTGGTTCTCCTGCAACGAGTAATTGCTCTTCTAAAACTCGCAGTTCTTTAAATTTTTCTGGTAAATCCAAAGCCAAGATATATGTATAAACTTTTTCATTGAGTAATACTTCTATTTCCAAACGCATCGGAACATCCGATCTACCACGCACAAAATCTTTTGATTGTACAAGTTGCCCAACTCTATTTATACCTCGACCGATGGACTGAAGTATCTCTAACGCAATTGCAACAGTTGATTTACCTGTACCGTTTTTTCCAATCAAGAGAGTAGATGACATCCCTTTTACGGGTAATTCAAAGTTTTCTAGGCATCTGAAGTTGTGTATGTATAGTCTTTGAAGCATAGGAAAATAATTCCAAGGAGTGGAACTGACAGAATTTTTGGGACTGCCTCATTAGTGGTTGAGCATTGCCACGAATGTCTAGAAAATTAGAGTGCTTGGCTGATATAGAGGGGAATTGCTACATACTAAAGCATTCTGCTCAATCATCGTTAACATAAGAAAATATCTATGCAATATAGACTATGGACTGTTGACGACTTTGGGATACAGTATTTTGTGTGCCAATTTTGATCGATGCTAACTAATGGAGACTGCAATGAGTAAGGGTGTAATCACCATCACCGATGCTGAGTTTGAAACTGAAGTGTTGCAAGCCGAGCAGCCTGTATTAGTTTACTTTTGGGCTTCTTGGTGCGGGCCTTGTAAATTGATGTCGCCAGTGATTAATCTAGCGGCTACATCTTATAGCGATCGCCTAAAGGTCGTCAAACTAGAAGTTGATCCTAACCCGATCACGGTGAAACAGTATCAAGTAGAAGGCGTACCAGCTCTGAGACTACTTCAAGGAGGACAACTCCTAGCGTCTACAGAAGGAGTAATCAATAAAGATAAACTCCTCAATCTTCTCGATACGCATTTAAATAATAATTAGTCCATAGTCTATAGTCTATAGTCCATAGTGAAGACCATTGACCAGGGGAGGCAGGGGAGAAGAGAGCAGGGAGCAAGGGGGAAATTCGCTTTTCCCTACCAACAGGGATTCAAGCAACATTATTTATTTATGCTCGCAAGTAAAAATATTTATTTCAAGGCGCGTAAGCACGAGAAATAATACCTCCTTATTTCCAGCCCTTACATTTATGTATGGGGTTCTTTCCCCCTGCCCCCTGCCCCCTGCCCCTTGTCCTTTTCGTTAACCCGCCGAGTTTTAGATTTGGGATTGGTTTGTCCTCAAATCACTAATTTAAAATCTAAAATCTATTGACTATTGACTATTGACTATTGACTAATAGCTGATAACTACTATGCAATTTGCCCAACGGATACAACCCCTGCAATCTAACGTGTTTGCTGATATGGACAAAGCTAAGTCTTTGGCTATAGCCGCAGGGAAAGATTTAATTGATTTATCTCTAGGTTCTTCTGATTTACCTGCCGAAACTCATGTGATTGCAGCGATCGCTCAGTCACTTTATGATCCTAGTACCCACGGTTATTTACTGTTTAACGGTACGAGGGAATTTCGAGAAGCGGCGGCTAAGTGGTATGCACGAAAGTTTGGCATTGAAGTTGATCCAGAAACTGAGGTGTTACCTCTAATTGGTTCTCAAGAGGGTACTGCTCATTTACCTTTAGCTTTACTCAATCCAGGAGATTTTGCCTTACTTTTAGATCCTGGCTACCCTTCCCACGCTGGCGGAGTTTACTTAGCTAGTGGGCAAATTTACCCTATGCCATTAACCGCAGAAAATGGTTTTTTGCCTGTGCTGAGTGACATTCCTGCTCATATTGTGGCGCAATCACGCATGATGGTATTGAGTTATCCTCATAATCCCACAGCCGCGATCGCACCTTTATCTTTCTTTCAAGAAGCCGTCGCCTTTTGTCAGCAACACAATATCGCCTTAGTTCACGATTTCCCTTACGTTGATTTAGTATTTGAGGAGACTGAGAACTCCGAGAAATCCCTTGTACCTTCGATTTTACAAGCTGACCCAGATAGAAGCGTTTCCATAGAGTTTTTCACCCTTTCTAAGTCTTATCATATGGGTGGCTTCCGTATTGGTTATGCCATCGGTAATGCCCAATTAATTCAAGCTTTACGACAAATTAAAGCCGCCGTCGATTTTAACCAATATCGCGGAATTTTAAATGGCGCGATCGCAGCTCTTTCCGGCCCCCAAGCTGGAGTTAAAGTTGCTGTCGATAGGTTTCGTCAACGTCGTGATGCGTTCATTAATGCTTTACACCGCATAGGATGGTATGTTCCCACACCCAAAGCCACGATGTACATTTGGGCGCAATTACCATCACCTTGGAGTCAAAATTCTGTAGAATTCTGCACCAAGTTAGTGCAGCAAACTGGTGTAGCCGCTTCCCCTGGTGCTGGTTTTGGCAAATCCGGTGAAGGATATGTCCGTTTTGCTTTAGTTCATGAACCCGCATTATTAGAAACCGCCGTCGAGAGAATCGCTAAGTTTCTTTAGTAGGGGTGTAGGGGTTTGAGGGTGTAGGGGTTTGAGGGTGTAGGGGTTTGAGGGTGTAAGGGTGTCCTATGAATTCCCCATTAAAACCCACCCTTCACCACTCATTACTCATTACTCAGCACTCATCACCGGCTAAACGCCGCGCTACCGCTAACAGCACGGGCTGAACGCCCCGCTTCCGCTAACACCACTCACCTTCACTCAAACGTTGAGTATTCCAAAACTGTTCTGCAAATGCCACAGTTGGATGAATTGGAGCTTTAGGCTTGTTTTTCAGTACCATTCCTGCTTCATGGGGTAAGCGATCGCTTTTCGTTGAGTTACACTTTTCACAAGCTGTAACAACGTTATCCCAAGTATGCTGTCCACCTTTAGAACGGGGGATTACATGGTCTAGTGTTAGACGCTTGGTGCTACCACAGTATTGACAGGTGTGGTTGTCTCGTCTCAACACCTCACGACGATTTACAGGCGGTACTTTCCAATGTCGTTCGGGATTGCTCACAGTCAAGCGGATGTGTTCTGGTACTTGTAGTACAAAACTGGGTGAACGAACTTCCCACTGTTTTGTAGTACCAAAACTCAAAGATTCTGCTTGGCCTGTAACTAACAGCACAATTGCGCGCTTGATGTTGACGCGTGCTATTGGTAAGTAGTTCTTGGAGAACACTACGACAGAATTTTGTAGTATGTGTGGCTGCTGAAAAGGTGGTCGAGCTTCCATGTAATTCACTCCTAAAAAAATAACCCCCGCCTCTGGTGAAATAAAGCGGGGGTTAGGTAGTTGGTACTTTCTGCCTGATATTGGTGCTATACAACATTTGCACCCCCACTGTAGATAATTGGATTGCGATCGCTCATAATTGCGTTTACAATGCTTGCCGCAGGAATTGCCCAAAAGGTGTATTCTTTACAGGATAAACCACTAAACAATTGACGTGTTTTCTCAAAGAAGAACAGCACAATTCCTCTACCTGAACCCCGTGCGGAGTATGGACGAACTGCACTATTAATATTTGAGAAGAATTTGTGGTTCATTGTTTTTTGTAGTATTTGTAGTTACGACCTGATCTTATGTTACACGCGTATTACAAATCTGTCTATAGGTGGTTGGAGTGAGTTTTTTGCATACTTAAGACCGAGTCGGAAGTTCAGCACAGAGATAATATTGAGAAAAATTGCTAAAAGTCAACTAAAAGTGATGAATTACAAAGTTACGCCTAATGTGAATTAAAGAGATTGAGACTGGAAGGTGAGAACATTGATACCAAAACGGCGGCGAAGTAATAAACGTAGTGTATGCGATGCAATTTTGGCAGCAATGTGTACACAAAAGCCATCAACAGTTTTGTTGAGTAAGCGTTCGGGATTACGTCCGGTGTTTTGAATTTCGTGAAAAACGCCTTCGACACGCTGGCGAACACGACTAATAAAACGCTTGAGTGCATGAGAATGTTGAAGATGTTGGTTCTCACGGGTGAGTGTCCAGATCCGATGACCTGTGCGACGAGCGTAGGCGTAGCCCGCCGAAGGCATCGCCAGTTGCCAATCAGCAGAGATAAAGCCCTTATCTGCGTAAATATCACTATGACTAACCGTTTCTAAAACACCTTCAGCAACAGTTCTCTCATCTGTATTAGCAGAGACAATATCATAAGAAATGGGGATTCCATTCCATGTTGAAAGCATAACTAGCTTGTAGCCTGTCTTGAAAAGTTCAGATGCCTGCGGCAAGCCGCAAAGCGTCTACGGCGGAAACCGCCGCTCCGACTTTTCGCAAAATAACGCATTTCTCTGGTTGCACACCAACCAGGGGTGGCATTACCCGAAAAGTCACTATATCGCTTGTCTCGCTTGAGTCCCAATACTGGTAAGGGT contains:
- a CDS encoding AAA family ATPase, which gives rise to MLQRLYIHNFRCLENFELPVKGMSSTLLIGKNGTGKSTVAIALEILQSIGRGINRVGQLVQSKDFVRGRSDVPMRLEIEVLLNEKVYTYILALDLPEKFKELRVLEEQLLVAGEPIYSRQAAQVTLHHSLHNREAQFLVDWHLVALPVIQEQSETDPLRIFKTWLARMIILAPIPSLMSGDSNGETLEPKRDATNFGEWISGLLSRYPAAYTQIDKYLREVMPDIQDFLNEQIGKESKSMIVRFAANNANLNVEFKDLSDGEKCFFLCAVVLAANKFYGPLLCFWDEPDNYLSLSEVGHFVTSLRRSFKPHGQILVTSHNPEAIRKFSDTNTLVLQRKTHLEPTLIRLLSDLSVQGDLVDALIRGDIEL
- a CDS encoding co-chaperone YbbN, which encodes MSKGVITITDAEFETEVLQAEQPVLVYFWASWCGPCKLMSPVINLAATSYSDRLKVVKLEVDPNPITVKQYQVEGVPALRLLQGGQLLASTEGVINKDKLLNLLDTHLNNN
- a CDS encoding LL-diaminopimelate aminotransferase, encoding MQFAQRIQPLQSNVFADMDKAKSLAIAAGKDLIDLSLGSSDLPAETHVIAAIAQSLYDPSTHGYLLFNGTREFREAAAKWYARKFGIEVDPETEVLPLIGSQEGTAHLPLALLNPGDFALLLDPGYPSHAGGVYLASGQIYPMPLTAENGFLPVLSDIPAHIVAQSRMMVLSYPHNPTAAIAPLSFFQEAVAFCQQHNIALVHDFPYVDLVFEETENSEKSLVPSILQADPDRSVSIEFFTLSKSYHMGGFRIGYAIGNAQLIQALRQIKAAVDFNQYRGILNGAIAALSGPQAGVKVAVDRFRQRRDAFINALHRIGWYVPTPKATMYIWAQLPSPWSQNSVEFCTKLVQQTGVAASPGAGFGKSGEGYVRFALVHEPALLETAVERIAKFL
- a CDS encoding HNH endonuclease, with the translated sequence MEARPPFQQPHILQNSVVVFSKNYLPIARVNIKRAIVLLVTGQAESLSFGTTKQWEVRSPSFVLQVPEHIRLTVSNPERHWKVPPVNRREVLRRDNHTCQYCGSTKRLTLDHVIPRSKGGQHTWDNVVTACEKCNSTKSDRLPHEAGMVLKNKPKAPIHPTVAFAEQFWNTQRLSEGEWC
- a CDS encoding transposase yields the protein MLSTWNGIPISYDIVSANTDERTVAEGVLETVSHSDIYADKGFISADWQLAMPSAGYAYARRTGHRIWTLTRENQHLQHSHALKRFISRVRQRVEGVFHEIQNTGRNPERLLNKTVDGFCVHIAAKIASHTLRLLLRRRFGINVLTFQSQSL